In the Telopea speciosissima isolate NSW1024214 ecotype Mountain lineage chromosome 2, Tspe_v1, whole genome shotgun sequence genome, one interval contains:
- the LOC122652137 gene encoding rRNA-processing protein fcf2-like — MPENRSSIGLTWEPKVLLPSMIKTGPDSVHKLPRNVEWKPESELVDGLFVPPNDPKKMNKFLRKQVKDTAGKSWFEMPAPTITPELKKDLQMLKLRSVIDPKRHYKKGDSKSKTLPKYFQVGTVTESASDFFSGRLTKKERKATLADELLSDRSLGEYRKRKVREIEEQNQSVGNQKWKIKGKQSWKRAKHRRHV; from the exons ATGCCTGAGAACAGGTCATCCATTGGCCTTACATGGGAGCCAAAGGTACTTCTCCCATCTATGATAAAAACTGGGCCTGATTCAGTACATAAACTACCCAGAAATGTGGAATGGAAGCCTGAAAGTGAGCTTGTTGATGGACTCTTTGTTCCACCCAATGACCCTAAGAAGATGAACAAGTTTCTGCGAAAACAAGTTAAAGATACGGCTGGTAAAAGCTG GTTTGAAATGCCTGCCCCAACCATCACTCCGGAGTTAAAGAAAGATCTCCAAATGCTAAAG TTGCGTAGTGTAATTGATCCAAAGAGGCATTATAAAAAGGGTGATTCAAAGTCAAAGACGCTCCCCAAATATTTCCAG GTTGGTACAGTGACCGAGTCTGCATCAGATTTTTTCTCGGGTAGGCTCACTAAGAAGGAGAGGAAAGCAACCCTTGCTGATGAGCTACTTTCTGATCGGTCCCTTGGGGAGTATAG GAAACGGAAGGTTCGAGAGATCGAGGAGCAGAACCAGTCAGTTGGGAACCAGAAATGGAAGATCAAGGGTAAGCAGTCCTGGAAGCGTGCTAAGCACAGAAGGCATGTTTGA